One window from the genome of Echinicola vietnamensis DSM 17526 encodes:
- a CDS encoding response regulator transcription factor: MKLLIVEDEPGIVNFLKQGFEEEGYQVSSALDGDKGLDLAVSDDYDVLLLDWMVPGISGMEICRAFRKINKHTPIIFLTAKDEVADVVFGLQAGANDYIKKPFHFEELLERVKVQLRPLSGEHEVFSIGNIRLDTGTHQVIKGSEEIYLTQKEFSLLEYLLRQKGKVCRRTQIIEHVWDINFDYSTGVIDVYINALRKKLRLDENENYIQTIRGVGYIAKE, translated from the coding sequence ATGAAACTGTTGATTGTAGAAGATGAACCTGGCATCGTAAATTTCTTGAAACAAGGCTTTGAGGAAGAGGGGTACCAGGTCAGTTCTGCCCTGGATGGGGATAAGGGGTTGGACCTAGCTGTTTCCGATGATTATGATGTGCTTTTGCTGGATTGGATGGTGCCAGGAATCAGTGGCATGGAAATTTGTCGAGCTTTTCGAAAGATCAATAAACATACGCCTATTATTTTTTTGACAGCCAAGGATGAGGTAGCCGATGTGGTCTTTGGTCTCCAAGCCGGGGCAAATGATTATATCAAAAAACCGTTTCATTTTGAAGAACTGCTGGAAAGGGTAAAGGTACAGCTCAGGCCGCTATCAGGCGAACATGAAGTGTTCAGCATAGGAAATATTCGTCTGGATACAGGGACACATCAAGTGATCAAGGGAAGTGAAGAAATCTATCTGACCCAAAAGGAATTTTCCCTGTTGGAATACCTGCTTCGCCAGAAAGGAAAGGTTTGCAGACGGACCCAGATCATCGAGCACGTTTGGGACATCAATTTTGATTACAGCACTGGGGTAATCGACGTGTACATCAATGCACTTCGTAAAAAACTCCGATTGGATGAAAATGAAAATTATATCCAGACCATCCGGGGAGTGGGGTATATTGCCAAGGAATGA
- a CDS encoding sensor histidine kinase: protein MMKLDFKNRIALYYMMATSVISILAFVFIYFMVKNTMYDSLDHSLSYEAHKHLKEIAVVADTIYFTHKKEWEETEHREVQINPVFLQLMDTNGKIMDKSPNLKEDHLIINPAFPNDVHYNTRLKDRPIRQIQINIEEEGTVRGHIVAAIPIESSLMVLSNLRHTLLGLFPLTMVVLFFISRYLAGKSIRPISTIIETTGRITKNNLGERVPLPTQKDELYDLSTSINELLNRIEEAMEREKQFTADASHELRTPLATLRGTLEILVRKERNIRDYEEKIRNSLDEVDRMSEIVEQLLFLARNGQASDPSLQQKVPIAVLADEVLSRQHKAIKAKKLVISMKSNDWGSFEVPYYYGSIVLDNILGNAIKYSHEGGKVVIELNGDRTGCFCKVTDQGVGIKSEDLDYIYNPFFRSDYLKHKQIKGLGLGLSIARKAALAIGADIVIDSELGKWTAVKVSF, encoded by the coding sequence ATGATGAAGTTGGACTTTAAAAACAGGATTGCCCTTTATTATATGATGGCCACTTCGGTCATTAGTATTCTGGCTTTTGTGTTTATCTATTTCATGGTAAAGAACACCATGTACGACAGTCTCGACCATAGTCTTTCCTATGAGGCTCATAAGCACCTGAAAGAAATTGCGGTAGTCGCCGACACCATTTACTTTACACACAAGAAGGAATGGGAAGAGACCGAGCACAGGGAAGTCCAGATCAATCCTGTTTTCTTGCAACTTATGGATACCAACGGAAAGATCATGGACAAGTCCCCCAATCTAAAGGAAGATCACCTGATCATAAATCCCGCCTTCCCGAATGATGTGCACTATAATACGCGGTTAAAGGACCGGCCAATTCGTCAAATCCAGATCAATATCGAAGAAGAAGGAACCGTTAGGGGGCATATTGTCGCGGCCATTCCCATAGAATCTTCCTTAATGGTACTGTCTAACCTGCGCCATACACTTTTGGGGCTTTTTCCCCTCACCATGGTTGTACTTTTTTTTATATCCAGGTATTTAGCGGGGAAGAGCATTCGTCCCATTTCTACGATTATCGAAACAACCGGTCGGATTACCAAGAACAACCTGGGAGAAAGAGTTCCGCTGCCCACCCAAAAGGATGAACTTTACGACCTGTCCACGTCAATTAACGAATTGCTCAATAGGATTGAAGAGGCCATGGAACGGGAAAAGCAATTTACCGCTGATGCCTCCCATGAGTTGCGTACGCCATTGGCGACCTTAAGGGGGACCTTGGAGATCCTTGTACGAAAGGAAAGAAATATCCGAGATTATGAGGAGAAGATTCGCAATAGCCTTGATGAAGTGGATAGGATGTCGGAAATAGTGGAACAATTACTGTTTTTAGCCAGAAATGGGCAGGCTTCGGATCCCAGTCTCCAACAGAAAGTTCCGATAGCCGTGCTGGCAGATGAGGTACTGTCTCGCCAACATAAGGCCATTAAAGCAAAAAAATTGGTGATTTCCATGAAATCCAACGATTGGGGTAGTTTCGAAGTGCCTTATTATTATGGTTCGATCGTGCTGGATAACATTTTGGGCAATGCGATTAAGTATAGTCATGAAGGAGGAAAAGTGGTCATTGAGTTGAACGGTGACCGTACGGGATGTTTCTGCAAGGTGACTGATCAGGGAGTAGGCATCAAGTCAGAAGACTTGGACTATATCTATAATCCCTTTTTTAGGTCTGATTACTTAAAGCACAAACAGATCAAAGGATTGGGGCTTGGCCTTTCGATTGCTCGAAAGGCAGCCCTAGCCATAGGCGCTGACATTGTCATTGACAGTGAACTGGGAAAATGGACTGCCGTCAAAGTTTCGTTTTAA